In a single window of the Amycolatopsis sp. cg5 genome:
- a CDS encoding YidC/Oxa1 family membrane protein insertase, which produces MFGFLDVPVSGAYHLVTWLASITQPVTGPLAVSVAIIVFTLCVRLLLHPLSRAALRGERARAVMQPELQKLQKKYADNPDRLRQEVAKLQEESGVSLFAGCLPMFAQLPFFWVMYQLFSSATVAGEPNALLAGTLFGSPLGAHWPALSGSPVYFGLAAALAVVAWFSSRWQARQSPDSPKFLRLLPYGTVLAAGFVPLAAGLYLLTTTTWTVAERAWLRRPRGENAALTAVSPRDRTRDA; this is translated from the coding sequence ATGTTCGGTTTCCTCGACGTGCCCGTTTCCGGCGCGTACCACCTCGTCACCTGGCTCGCCTCGATCACCCAGCCGGTCACCGGCCCTTTGGCCGTCTCGGTCGCGATCATCGTGTTCACCCTCTGCGTCCGCCTGCTGCTGCATCCCTTGAGCAGGGCGGCTCTTCGCGGTGAGCGCGCACGCGCGGTGATGCAGCCTGAGCTTCAGAAGCTGCAGAAGAAGTACGCGGACAACCCCGACCGATTGCGCCAAGAGGTGGCGAAACTCCAGGAAGAATCCGGCGTCTCGTTGTTCGCCGGTTGCCTGCCGATGTTCGCCCAGCTGCCGTTCTTCTGGGTGATGTACCAGCTCTTCTCATCCGCGACCGTGGCGGGTGAACCCAATGCCCTGCTGGCCGGGACGCTCTTCGGCAGTCCGCTCGGCGCGCATTGGCCCGCGCTGTCCGGCAGTCCCGTCTACTTCGGACTCGCCGCGGCGCTCGCGGTCGTCGCCTGGTTCTCGTCGCGCTGGCAGGCCCGGCAATCGCCCGACAGCCCCAAATTCCTGCGCCTGCTCCCCTACGGCACCGTGCTGGCCGCCGGTTTCGTGCCGCTCGCGGCCGGTCTCTACCTGCTGACGACGACCACCTGGACGGTCGCCGAACGCGCCTGGCTCCGGAGGCCGCGAGGGGAAAACGCCGCCCTCACAGCGGTTTCCCCTCGCGACCGGACCCGGGATGCCTAG
- a CDS encoding ATP-grasp domain-containing protein, producing the protein MVTPLVMVMPYKAFVEKATQEGFAVCAIWDPGMGPMMPPGFNFPEYLKEVEQHADSLMYADFTDREELARVITKAVRNTGAELVYHVGMEASMVPAYEIADELGTAVNPPRSIRLLNNKHEMRKMLATHGLSSVQYAHADHWRDVDALLGGFRLPVVVKPTDLAASQGVFKLTDRAQLADWGKLLESYDYDGPVLIEEFLDGPEFSVESMSIHGEHHVIGVTRKVLGPPPTFVEAGHIHPVAESAQTKAIATLTKELLRVSGYQTGPVHTEVIWTQRGPRIVESQARLGGDKIPQLVQMATGFDLEREIFRALKGGPITPKTRGDVARIHYFSFIPGTIKSIDGLDIVRDLEFVGDVSFPFEVGGTLPVTVDSRTRHGFVTFHGKDEAETDARLDLIKALVRVITE; encoded by the coding sequence ATGGTCACCCCACTTGTGATGGTGATGCCCTACAAGGCCTTCGTCGAGAAGGCCACGCAAGAGGGGTTCGCCGTCTGCGCGATCTGGGACCCGGGCATGGGCCCGATGATGCCGCCGGGGTTCAACTTCCCCGAGTACCTGAAGGAGGTCGAACAGCACGCCGACTCACTCATGTACGCCGACTTCACCGACCGGGAGGAGCTCGCCAGAGTCATCACGAAAGCCGTCCGGAACACCGGTGCCGAGCTCGTCTACCACGTAGGCATGGAAGCCAGCATGGTCCCCGCCTACGAGATCGCCGACGAGCTCGGCACCGCGGTCAACCCGCCGCGGTCGATCCGGCTGCTCAACAACAAGCACGAGATGCGCAAAATGCTGGCCACGCACGGGCTTTCGAGCGTCCAGTACGCGCACGCCGACCACTGGCGTGACGTCGACGCGCTGCTCGGCGGCTTCCGGCTGCCGGTGGTCGTCAAACCGACCGACCTCGCCGCGTCGCAGGGCGTGTTCAAACTGACCGATCGCGCCCAGCTCGCCGACTGGGGCAAGCTGCTCGAGTCCTACGACTACGACGGCCCGGTGCTGATCGAGGAGTTCCTCGACGGCCCCGAGTTCAGCGTGGAGAGCATGTCGATCCACGGTGAGCACCACGTCATCGGCGTCACCCGCAAGGTTCTCGGCCCGCCGCCGACCTTCGTCGAGGCAGGCCACATACATCCGGTCGCCGAATCCGCCCAGACCAAGGCGATCGCGACGCTGACCAAGGAACTGCTGCGCGTCTCCGGTTACCAGACCGGCCCGGTGCACACCGAGGTCATCTGGACCCAGCGCGGCCCGAGAATCGTTGAATCCCAGGCACGTCTGGGCGGCGACAAGATTCCGCAACTGGTCCAAATGGCCACCGGATTCGACCTCGAGCGCGAGATCTTCCGCGCGCTGAAAGGCGGCCCGATCACCCCGAAGACCCGCGGCGACGTCGCGAGGATCCACTACTTCTCGTTCATACCGGGCACGATCAAGTCCATCGACGGGTTGGACATCGTGCGCGATCTGGAGTTCGTCGGCGACGTCAGCTTCCCGTTCGAAGTGGGCGGGACCCTGCCGGTGACCGTCGACTCGCGCACCCGCCACGGGTTCGTGACCTTCCACGGCAAGGACGAGGCCGAGACGGACGCCCGCCTCGATCTCATCAAAGCACTGGTGCGGGTGATCACCGAATGA
- a CDS encoding MFS transporter, which yields MNFLKLHPNLRVRIGVGFVNRLLDSMITSFMAIYLAFRYGVAVAGVLMFVVVSFGVVGMLVGGHISDTRGRRQTLLLTEFAGVLTFAVMALGDSWGDTVLVYGAYLVNRFAASVALPANDALIIDVTTPEDRKQVYTFIYWTINLALAIGGLAGGFLYNGHFTLLLGGAAVCTAGVVLVTYFFIAETKPVVENAPPRASALAEFSAGYKLVIRDGMFIRYMVAATLFMGIELQLTNYVGVRLAHDLPNGIELLGILRAENTALVVILTLFSHLLFRRLSDNVRLLGGVGIFVAGYMVLTVSNTGWVLLIAGFVFTIGELMNVPVKQAMLANMVPEQARTRYMAVYNLNIRVAQMLAAVCLSLGSIVPPWGMALLFGAAGLVILSQFRVLLARSAVREPVAV from the coding sequence ATGAATTTCCTGAAGCTGCACCCGAATCTGCGGGTCCGCATCGGGGTCGGGTTCGTCAACCGGCTGCTCGACTCGATGATCACCTCGTTCATGGCCATCTACCTCGCGTTCCGCTACGGCGTCGCGGTGGCGGGCGTGCTCATGTTCGTGGTGGTCTCGTTCGGCGTCGTCGGCATGCTCGTGGGTGGCCACATTTCCGACACCCGCGGCAGGCGGCAGACGTTGCTGCTCACCGAGTTCGCCGGCGTCCTCACCTTCGCGGTGATGGCGCTCGGCGACTCGTGGGGCGACACGGTGCTCGTGTACGGCGCGTACCTGGTGAACCGGTTCGCGGCCAGCGTCGCATTGCCCGCGAACGACGCGCTGATCATCGACGTGACCACGCCCGAAGACCGCAAGCAGGTCTACACCTTCATCTACTGGACGATCAACCTCGCGCTCGCCATCGGCGGGCTGGCAGGCGGTTTCCTCTACAACGGACACTTCACGCTGCTGCTCGGCGGCGCCGCCGTCTGCACCGCCGGCGTCGTTCTCGTGACGTACTTCTTCATCGCGGAGACGAAGCCGGTGGTCGAAAACGCTCCACCCCGCGCTTCGGCGCTGGCGGAGTTCAGCGCGGGCTACAAACTGGTCATCAGGGACGGGATGTTCATCCGGTACATGGTGGCCGCGACCCTGTTCATGGGCATCGAGCTGCAGCTGACCAACTACGTCGGCGTCCGGCTCGCGCACGATTTGCCCAATGGCATCGAGCTGCTCGGCATCCTGCGTGCCGAGAACACCGCTCTCGTCGTGATCCTCACGTTGTTCTCGCACCTGTTGTTCCGGCGGCTCTCCGACAACGTCCGCCTCCTCGGCGGTGTCGGCATCTTCGTGGCCGGGTACATGGTGCTGACCGTGTCCAACACCGGCTGGGTACTGCTGATCGCCGGGTTCGTGTTCACCATCGGTGAGCTGATGAACGTCCCGGTCAAGCAGGCGATGCTGGCGAACATGGTCCCGGAACAGGCCAGGACCCGGTACATGGCCGTCTACAACCTGAACATCCGCGTCGCGCAGATGCTCGCCGCGGTCTGCCTCTCGCTCGGCTCGATCGTGCCGCCGTGGGGCATGGCGCTGCTGTTCGGCGCGGCCGGGCTGGTGATCCTCAGTCAGTTCCGGGTGCTCCTGGCACGTTCAGCGGTTCGGGAGCCGGTCGCGGTGTGA
- a CDS encoding DUF6412 domain-containing protein, with amino-acid sequence MSTLLQLAFPALTSPGALLAFASVLAASLLVVLLVSHAHGGELTLWSSPVRGRATALRERSRRAAFLRLRDPDARGRRRPRAPGPRSLAA; translated from the coding sequence GTGTCCACGTTGCTACAGCTGGCATTTCCGGCGTTGACCAGCCCCGGCGCGCTGCTCGCCTTCGCCTCGGTGCTCGCCGCGAGCCTCTTGGTCGTCCTGCTCGTCTCGCACGCACACGGCGGCGAACTCACCCTGTGGTCCTCGCCGGTACGCGGCCGCGCCACCGCCTTGCGCGAGCGTTCGCGACGCGCCGCTTTCCTGCGCCTACGAGACCCTGACGCCCGAGGGCGACGGCGTCCCCGCGCACCCGGACCGCGCAGCCTGGCTGCGTAG
- a CDS encoding BTAD domain-containing putative transcriptional regulator, producing MRFQVLGPLAASVPLPSAAQPRRLLAILLARPNEFVHRDALIDELWPDGAPSSAAAIVQVTVSKLRKVLGEERLRNGPLGYRLTVEPGELDTDRFLALAAAGELEEALGCWRGPAFEDIAGGPLVEAHKVWLNDRRWSVFRRYTALELERGRHREVVDELAKVVADRPTDEQLVAQFVVALDRCGRRDAALRALERARAALWEQAAVRPGDDLYRLYRRIAGREWTCGDPPAQLPASTPDFVGRTVQLAELERAKGLVVLHGPPGIGKTALAVHAARRARKRFPDGQLYAEIGRATPRDVLAGFLIALGVEPPDDLSELVGLWRGQTSDRRLLIVLDDVASERQLRSLLPSGSGCLVLATSRRRLLGVPGQTVEVGELAEIGDLLGRERLRAEPVAGAELVRLCRGLPLAARVAGAKLAQRPHLLVSELAARLADETRTLDELIAGDLSVRAALSSAMRERSAEERGALRLLASCSPEVTEWSAAALLELPVAAARDLLDALVDGHLLVTDGRDALGFVRYVLPDFVRLFWRAAPDPVATGRVFAAVIERLAAAYGALAASPAGSAHTVSLLGLAADGPETAVKLLNAGSLHWEDGRSQRARRYFELAESRFRALGDDRGTGASLVALADVHAELGDGQRALSELREALVLLKGDTRGQAVAAYQLGSLLEDLGDVRRAIESFELSMLLAEDRNDQAAKRYADVLRRHGRHDEAGALLEDALGNATRAGERHWEAHVLRSLGDLHTELGEAADSRRHLARSLLLFERLGHRHAAAYTHRSLADACHLGGDRVAAEGHLKTAMTTFADLGDRRGAGYALLSLGRIRDDASAFTLAANLFRELGFPLWELRALAGLNSRSQGCELTREALTKISGAPGS from the coding sequence GTGCGATTCCAGGTGCTCGGCCCGCTGGCGGCGTCGGTGCCTTTGCCTTCGGCCGCCCAGCCGCGGCGGTTGCTGGCCATCCTGCTGGCCAGGCCGAACGAGTTCGTGCACCGGGACGCGCTGATCGACGAGCTGTGGCCGGACGGGGCGCCGTCCAGCGCCGCGGCGATCGTCCAGGTCACGGTGTCGAAGCTGCGCAAGGTGCTGGGTGAGGAACGCCTGCGCAACGGACCGCTGGGTTACCGGCTGACCGTGGAGCCGGGTGAGCTGGACACCGACCGGTTCTTGGCGTTGGCCGCCGCAGGCGAGCTTGAAGAGGCGCTGGGGTGCTGGCGGGGTCCGGCCTTCGAGGACATCGCGGGCGGGCCGCTGGTCGAAGCGCACAAGGTGTGGCTGAACGACCGGCGCTGGTCGGTGTTCCGTCGGTACACCGCGCTCGAGCTCGAGCGCGGCAGGCACCGTGAGGTGGTCGACGAGCTGGCCAAGGTCGTCGCGGACCGGCCGACCGATGAGCAGCTGGTCGCCCAGTTCGTCGTCGCGCTCGATCGGTGTGGACGCCGCGATGCCGCGCTGCGCGCGCTGGAACGAGCGCGTGCCGCGCTGTGGGAGCAGGCCGCGGTCAGGCCTGGGGACGACCTGTATCGCCTTTACCGGCGGATCGCGGGCCGGGAGTGGACCTGCGGCGACCCGCCGGCGCAGCTGCCTGCCTCGACGCCGGACTTCGTCGGGCGAACGGTCCAGCTTGCCGAGCTGGAGCGGGCGAAGGGGCTGGTCGTGCTGCACGGACCGCCCGGGATCGGCAAGACGGCGCTGGCCGTCCATGCCGCGCGACGAGCACGCAAACGCTTTCCTGACGGCCAGCTCTACGCGGAGATAGGCCGGGCTACGCCACGCGACGTGCTGGCCGGATTTCTGATCGCGTTGGGAGTCGAGCCGCCTGATGACCTGAGTGAGCTCGTCGGGCTTTGGCGAGGGCAGACCAGCGATCGGCGCCTGCTGATCGTGCTCGACGACGTCGCGTCGGAGCGTCAGCTGCGTTCGCTGCTGCCGAGTGGGTCGGGATGCCTGGTGTTGGCGACGTCGCGGCGCAGGCTGCTCGGGGTGCCGGGGCAGACGGTCGAAGTCGGGGAGCTGGCCGAGATCGGGGACTTGCTGGGCCGCGAGCGGTTGCGCGCGGAGCCTGTGGCCGGGGCCGAGTTGGTTCGGCTGTGCCGTGGTCTGCCGCTCGCCGCGCGCGTGGCCGGTGCGAAGCTCGCGCAGCGTCCGCATCTTCTGGTCAGCGAGCTGGCCGCGCGGTTGGCTGACGAGACGCGGACGCTCGACGAGCTGATCGCCGGTGACCTCAGCGTCCGGGCCGCGCTCTCGTCGGCCATGCGGGAGCGGTCGGCCGAGGAGCGTGGTGCGCTGCGACTGCTCGCGTCCTGTTCGCCCGAGGTCACCGAGTGGTCGGCGGCGGCGTTGCTCGAACTGCCGGTGGCGGCGGCCAGGGACCTGCTCGACGCGCTGGTCGATGGCCATCTCCTGGTCACCGATGGCCGGGACGCGCTGGGGTTCGTCCGGTACGTGCTGCCTGATTTCGTGCGGCTGTTCTGGCGTGCGGCGCCGGATCCGGTGGCGACCGGGCGGGTGTTCGCCGCGGTGATCGAGCGGCTCGCGGCGGCGTACGGCGCGCTGGCGGCGAGCCCCGCCGGGTCCGCGCACACGGTGTCGCTGCTCGGGCTCGCCGCCGATGGCCCGGAAACGGCCGTCAAGCTGCTCAATGCGGGCTCGTTGCATTGGGAGGACGGCCGGTCGCAGCGCGCGCGGCGGTACTTCGAGCTGGCCGAAAGCCGGTTCCGGGCGCTCGGGGACGATCGGGGTACCGGGGCGTCGCTGGTCGCGCTCGCCGATGTGCACGCCGAACTCGGAGACGGACAGCGGGCGTTGAGCGAGCTGCGTGAGGCGCTGGTGCTCCTGAAGGGTGACACTCGAGGGCAGGCGGTCGCGGCGTATCAGCTTGGGTCGCTGCTGGAGGACCTCGGGGACGTCCGGCGGGCGATCGAGAGCTTCGAGCTGAGCATGCTGCTCGCCGAGGACCGCAACGACCAGGCCGCGAAGCGCTATGCCGACGTGCTCCGGCGGCATGGGCGCCATGACGAGGCAGGGGCCTTGCTGGAGGACGCGCTCGGCAACGCCACGCGCGCCGGCGAGCGGCACTGGGAGGCGCATGTGCTGCGCAGCCTCGGTGACCTGCACACCGAGCTGGGTGAGGCCGCGGACAGCAGGCGGCACCTCGCGCGCTCGCTGCTGCTGTTCGAGCGGCTCGGGCACCGGCACGCGGCGGCGTACACGCATCGCAGCCTCGCCGACGCATGTCACCTCGGGGGTGACCGGGTGGCCGCGGAAGGGCACCTGAAGACGGCGATGACCACGTTCGCCGATCTCGGTGACCGTCGCGGCGCCGGGTACGCCTTGCTCAGTCTCGGCCGGATCCGGGACGACGCGTCGGCGTTCACGCTCGCCGCGAACCTGTTCCGTGAATTGGGCTTCCCGTTGTGGGAGCTGAGGGCGCTCGCCGGGCTAAACAGCAGGTCACAAGGTTGTGAGCTAACCCGTGAAGCATTGACGAAGATCAGTGGGGCACCTGGTTCCTGA
- a CDS encoding MFS transporter gives MARSALLSRIAPPPGPPTVLAAGQLTNSVGDGAYYVCSVLYFTRIIGLSPTQIGLGLTIGWAVGFLMGVPLGHLADRFGTRGVATLLALGTSVAVASFLVVRTFPLFLVSVVVYATCQSGLSAARQALLAALVERQDRTKTRAYLQAVTNAGIAIGAAIGGLALQFDTKEAYLAVIGMDAVSFLLSALLVLKLPPVAPVPHVEGEPKLAVLRDKPYALISFLNMIMLLRMPIISLATPLWITERTNAPTWMVSALLVLNTAVVMLFQVRVARKVTDLGSASKIVTQSGWVMFLSCVVFAFSQIHAAVWIPVAILLVAATIQVIGEMQQSAGAWEMSFELAPADKQGQYQGFFGAGLPVARMLGPLLLVTLIVEWGAPGWILLGVVFLASGLATGPAVRWAERTRPVTPRPAPEPLNVPGAPGTD, from the coding sequence GTGGCCCGGAGTGCACTGCTCAGCCGAATCGCCCCGCCGCCGGGCCCGCCGACGGTGCTCGCGGCCGGTCAGCTGACCAACTCCGTCGGGGACGGCGCGTACTACGTCTGTTCTGTCCTTTACTTCACCCGGATCATCGGCCTTTCCCCGACGCAGATCGGTCTCGGTCTCACGATCGGCTGGGCGGTCGGGTTCCTGATGGGCGTGCCACTCGGTCATCTCGCCGACCGTTTCGGCACTCGCGGGGTCGCGACACTGCTGGCGCTCGGCACGAGTGTCGCGGTGGCTTCTTTCCTGGTCGTGCGGACGTTCCCGTTGTTTCTGGTGTCGGTGGTCGTTTATGCGACATGCCAGTCCGGGCTGTCCGCGGCGCGCCAGGCGCTGCTGGCCGCGCTGGTCGAACGGCAGGACCGCACCAAGACGCGGGCGTACCTGCAGGCGGTGACGAACGCGGGTATCGCCATCGGCGCCGCGATCGGCGGCTTGGCGCTGCAGTTCGACACCAAGGAGGCCTACCTCGCCGTCATCGGGATGGACGCGGTGAGCTTCCTGCTTTCGGCGCTGCTGGTCTTGAAACTGCCACCGGTCGCGCCGGTGCCGCATGTCGAAGGCGAGCCGAAGCTCGCCGTGCTGCGCGACAAGCCGTACGCGCTGATCTCCTTCCTCAACATGATCATGCTGCTGCGGATGCCGATCATCAGCCTGGCGACTCCACTGTGGATCACCGAGCGGACGAACGCGCCGACCTGGATGGTGTCCGCGCTGCTCGTGCTGAACACCGCCGTGGTGATGCTGTTCCAGGTGCGGGTGGCGCGAAAAGTGACCGACCTCGGTTCGGCGTCGAAGATCGTCACGCAGTCCGGCTGGGTGATGTTCCTGTCTTGTGTGGTGTTCGCGTTCTCGCAGATCCATGCCGCGGTCTGGATCCCGGTGGCCATTTTGCTGGTCGCCGCGACCATTCAGGTGATCGGCGAGATGCAGCAGTCCGCCGGCGCGTGGGAGATGAGCTTCGAGCTCGCACCCGCTGACAAGCAGGGCCAGTATCAGGGCTTCTTCGGCGCCGGCCTGCCGGTCGCGAGGATGTTGGGGCCGCTGCTGCTGGTCACGCTGATCGTCGAGTGGGGTGCGCCGGGCTGGATTCTGCTGGGTGTCGTTTTCCTGGCCTCCGGGCTGGCGACCGGACCGGCGGTCCGCTGGGCCGAACGCACCCGGCCGGTCACACCGCGACCGGCTCCCGAACCGCTGAACGTGCCAGGAGCACCCGGAACTGACTGA
- the rho gene encoding transcription termination factor Rho, which produces MPENTIYGIVDIQAKTAFVRSGYNAGPGDVPLPLATVRKYALRQGDVISGTTTQIDTVNGAEPTGNRPEFTALTPIHPDQRLLLETKPNLLLTRVIDLVMPLGKGQRALIPAPPKAGKTSVLQGIAHGISVNHPECELMVVLVDERPEEVTDLRRSIDGEVIASTFDRPPAEHIAVAELAIERAKRRVENGEDIVLLLDSLTRLGRAYNLAGKPSGRILSGGVDAGALQPLKRFLGAARNIEHGGSLTIIATALVETGSLADTLFFEELKSTGNAELKLDRKLAERRVFPAVDITASGTRRDELLVPREELVIMHDVRRALHGQNATEQLLDQLRKTSSNTEFLLRVSASVAPRAA; this is translated from the coding sequence ATGCCCGAAAATACCATCTATGGAATCGTTGACATACAAGCGAAAACCGCGTTCGTCAGGTCCGGCTACAACGCCGGGCCCGGCGACGTCCCGTTGCCGCTGGCCACCGTGCGCAAGTACGCGCTGCGCCAGGGCGACGTGATCAGCGGCACCACGACGCAGATCGACACCGTCAATGGCGCCGAACCCACCGGGAACCGTCCCGAATTCACCGCACTGACGCCGATCCATCCCGATCAGCGCCTCCTGCTCGAAACCAAACCCAATTTGCTGCTCACCCGGGTGATCGACCTGGTGATGCCGCTCGGCAAGGGGCAGCGCGCGCTGATCCCCGCGCCGCCCAAGGCCGGTAAAACCTCTGTGCTGCAAGGGATCGCGCACGGAATCTCGGTCAACCACCCCGAATGCGAGCTCATGGTCGTGCTCGTCGACGAGCGTCCTGAAGAGGTCACCGACCTGCGCCGGTCCATTGACGGCGAGGTCATCGCGTCGACCTTCGACCGGCCGCCTGCCGAGCACATCGCCGTCGCCGAACTCGCCATCGAGCGCGCCAAGCGCCGCGTCGAGAACGGCGAGGACATCGTGCTGCTGCTCGATTCGCTCACCCGGCTCGGCCGCGCGTACAACCTGGCCGGGAAACCGTCCGGCCGGATCCTGTCCGGCGGTGTCGACGCCGGCGCCCTGCAGCCGCTCAAGCGTTTTCTCGGCGCGGCGCGCAACATCGAGCACGGCGGCTCGCTGACGATCATCGCCACCGCGCTGGTCGAAACCGGGTCGCTGGCCGACACGTTGTTCTTCGAGGAACTCAAGAGCACCGGCAACGCCGAGCTCAAGCTCGACCGCAAACTCGCCGAGCGCCGCGTGTTCCCGGCCGTGGACATCACCGCGTCCGGCACCCGCCGCGACGAGCTGCTGGTGCCTCGCGAGGAGCTGGTCATCATGCACGACGTGCGCCGCGCGCTGCACGGCCAGAACGCCACCGAGCAGCTGCTCGACCAGCTCCGCAAGACCTCCTCGAACACCGAGTTCCTGCTTCGCGTTTCCGCGTCGGTCGCGCCGCGCGCTGCCTAG
- a CDS encoding SDR family NAD(P)-dependent oxidoreductase, producing the protein MADLTGKTALVTGASRGIGRGIARRLAADGALVAVHYGSNDTAAKETVAAIEHEGGAAFPVKAPLGVDGDVENLLTGLQAGLDGRPLDILVNNAGSGGPGSLTMATPATFDETFAVNVRAPFFLLQQALPLLNDGGRVVLISSSITRVPLPAALVYGMTKGALEMLGRTLAIPLGQRQITVNVVSPGVTDTDLIAPVRDQPGIIEALSASIALGRIGQPADIADAVALLVSDDGRWITGQVIEVSGGANIGVMGV; encoded by the coding sequence ATGGCGGACCTGACCGGCAAGACCGCGCTGGTGACCGGCGCCTCGCGGGGCATCGGCCGCGGCATCGCCCGCAGGCTGGCCGCGGACGGCGCGCTGGTCGCGGTGCACTACGGCAGCAACGACACGGCGGCCAAGGAAACCGTCGCGGCGATCGAGCACGAGGGCGGCGCCGCGTTTCCCGTCAAAGCACCGCTGGGTGTGGACGGCGATGTGGAGAACCTGCTGACCGGGCTCCAAGCCGGACTCGACGGCCGCCCCTTGGACATTCTGGTGAACAACGCCGGTTCCGGCGGCCCCGGCTCACTCACGATGGCCACGCCCGCGACGTTCGACGAGACGTTCGCGGTGAATGTGCGGGCCCCGTTCTTCCTGCTGCAACAGGCGCTTCCGCTGCTCAACGACGGCGGACGGGTCGTGCTGATCTCGTCGTCGATCACCAGGGTGCCGTTGCCTGCCGCGCTCGTGTACGGGATGACGAAAGGCGCGCTGGAGATGCTGGGCCGGACACTCGCGATCCCGCTGGGCCAACGGCAGATCACGGTCAACGTGGTCTCGCCCGGAGTCACGGACACCGACCTGATCGCGCCGGTACGGGATCAGCCGGGGATCATCGAAGCGCTCTCGGCGTCGATCGCGCTGGGCCGGATCGGGCAGCCCGCGGACATCGCGGACGCCGTCGCACTGCTCGTCTCCGACGACGGCCGGTGGATCACCGGGCAGGTCATCGAGGTCAGCGGCGGCGCGAACATCGGCGTGATGGGCGTCTAG
- a CDS encoding acetyl-CoA carboxylase biotin carboxylase subunit family protein, producing the protein MEAFILTGTFGVVCRNSLYLTELAKRGLKILLITQARWRDEAFARMAEPGHPASMIHEIGFIDGGVSEEGSYNAGVVALGQAWREKYEIAGVLAVGETLVEPTGILADALGMPSPGLRATRVCRSKYLQRFYLPEFSPLSIVLPAGERETLHPEDVRFPAVVKPASRHSSSGVEMVDDWDELHRQLQTYPEHETVLVEAKVVGQEFSVESLVQHGKAIFTSVTRKETTDSHARTFVELSHSVPSDRLDVQDALLDANQKMLDKLGFENGIAHAEWRVDAEGKPFLMEVAARTPGDGIMVLYGLATGAAAEPEITKIALGEDASYPAPARHARQIYLEHELGTLADVVIEWDGIEPHWLGEDGLWPEIQPGAQDDPPTLRALLVLKGKGTTLTELSASEDRAVTFLIDAPTVKELDELENRVREAVTIKVEK; encoded by the coding sequence ATGGAAGCATTCATCCTGACCGGAACCTTTGGCGTGGTCTGCCGCAATTCCCTGTACCTGACCGAGCTCGCGAAGCGCGGGCTCAAGATCCTCCTGATCACCCAAGCGCGCTGGCGGGATGAGGCGTTCGCCCGGATGGCCGAGCCCGGCCACCCGGCTTCGATGATCCACGAAATCGGCTTCATCGACGGCGGTGTGAGCGAGGAAGGCAGTTACAACGCCGGCGTCGTCGCACTCGGGCAGGCGTGGCGCGAGAAGTACGAGATAGCCGGTGTGCTCGCCGTCGGGGAGACCCTCGTCGAGCCGACCGGGATACTCGCCGACGCGCTCGGCATGCCGAGCCCCGGCCTGCGCGCCACCCGGGTCTGCCGCAGCAAGTACCTGCAGCGGTTCTACCTGCCCGAGTTCAGTCCACTGTCGATAGTGCTCCCGGCAGGCGAGCGCGAAACACTGCACCCTGAGGACGTGCGGTTCCCCGCCGTGGTCAAGCCCGCCAGCCGTCACTCCAGCTCCGGTGTGGAGATGGTCGACGACTGGGACGAGCTGCACAGGCAACTCCAAACCTACCCGGAACACGAGACCGTTCTCGTCGAAGCCAAGGTCGTCGGCCAGGAGTTCTCGGTCGAAAGCCTTGTCCAGCACGGAAAGGCGATCTTCACCTCGGTCACCCGCAAGGAGACGACCGACTCACACGCCCGCACCTTCGTCGAGCTGTCCCACAGCGTGCCCAGTGACCGGTTGGACGTCCAGGACGCGCTGCTCGACGCCAACCAGAAGATGCTCGACAAGCTCGGCTTCGAAAACGGCATCGCGCACGCCGAATGGCGCGTCGACGCCGAAGGGAAACCCTTCCTGATGGAGGTCGCGGCCCGCACGCCCGGCGATGGGATCATGGTCCTTTATGGACTCGCCACCGGCGCGGCCGCCGAACCCGAGATCACGAAGATCGCGCTGGGTGAGGACGCGAGCTACCCGGCTCCGGCCAGGCACGCCCGGCAAATCTACCTGGAGCATGAACTCGGCACGCTCGCCGACGTCGTCATCGAGTGGGACGGCATAGAGCCGCACTGGCTCGGCGAGGACGGCCTGTGGCCGGAAATCCAGCCGGGTGCCCAAGACGACCCGCCCACCTTGCGAGCACTGCTCGTACTGAAAGGAAAGGGAACGACGCTCACCGAACTCAGCGCGTCCGAGGACAGGGCGGTCACCTTCCTCATCGACGCCCCGACAGTGAAGGAGCTCGACGAACTGGAGAACCGGGTCCGCGAGGCCGTCACCATCAAGGTCGAGAAGTAA